The segment CTGGGACAGGGGATATTACAGATCTGGATACACATGCATCGGTTATTCTACAAATCCTAACTCAACTATCGCCGAGTATAATTTTAATGATACTATTCAGATGCTAGATGATTACATATTGTATGCTGTGTGGATGCATGATTGATAATGCGCCAAAAATGTGGGTGTGAGAATGAATAAAGCACATATCATCTTGGCCGTCGCGCTGCTGCTTGCAATCGCGGTGATTGCGGCAATAATAATCAGTGCCGATGACAAAAAGGAATACCCAATAGTCAGCGCGAACGAGGGGCTGCTCGGAACGGCATCTTTCGATGTCGCCGACACAGAGCACAGCGGCACCTGGATAAAAGGATCCGCATTCGCCATTGATAAAGGCGACAAAATCCTGCTGAAAATAGTTGGCGAGATGGAAATGAAAGGGAACGATCCGATGGGCGTTGGAATCAATACCGCTCTCGACCAGGAATACGCTCATCCTTCATTCATTATAGTCGGCGCCTATAGCGACTGGGAGCAGAAACGCGGAGTACCGAAACTTAGTGCCAATCGTTATGGATTCGATATTGGTTTTTCATATTTAGCCGAAGAAAAGGCCATCGGAGGTGGAACTTTCGTGGTCGATTTCGAGTCTACAGAGCGGTTCGACCGCTCAGAAGGCAAGATCGACTTTATTGTGGGGGCGGGATCCTATTTTTACAAAGGAATCTGGTACAAACATCCAGCGAACGAAGTTGTCACAATACACTTTAGCAATAATAATTGAGTGCGATTCTATGAATAAAACTGTTTTAAAAATACTGACCATTTCTGTGGCCACAATGATACTCTTCAGTTCATCAGGATGTTTATCACAAATGTCAGCAATAGAAAACGTCATTGATGATGGACAAGTCTCATTTTCTTCAATTGGTGAGCAGATATTTGAAAACCAATATCCATATAATGAAGACCTACTGTTAGCTATCTACACAAGCAATGCAACCACAAGTTTTTCAGACGGAGTTCAACACGAAATAAAAGCTGCTTCATCGATCTGGATACCTAGAGGAATCTGGAGTTCCACAGAAAACGGTTCGTGGGATTATGCATTTGTAACTACTGGGATGGGAGAATCCACTGATGGAGATTACATTCGCATTGCATTTATGGATGTGGATGGAACGTCGGATCACGGCCCCATGATAATGACTCCCGATACAGATTCTACACGTTCTTGGTGTATGCCATCATCAACCGGCTCAGGATTTAACCCTACCCCTGCAATCAGTCTTATAGCCCAAACATTGATTTCTATATTGAACCCTACAATGGGGATAAATGTCATCTCATCTTTGCTCCTCTCCTTTATTGGAATGATGAAAGGTTCATCGAGTGGCTTCACTATTAGTGATAATCATTTTACCAGAACATTGACTTGGAACCCGGACATAGATTGGACCGGCCAGAACATGGCATTTATCGCCCATGTATTACCGGGTGAAGATGTTAGTTTCACTACCGAATACGCAATATTCGGCCCTACATACGAATACCTGAGCGCAGGGAAGCACATCATATCCATATCAGCCCCCTCTATTTCAGAAGGTGGCCCTTCTGCTATGACTATCGAAGAAAGGGAAGCAGCAGGAATCGTCACCGTCACAAAGGCCCAATTACAGGCCCTGGCACCAGAATTCGGACTCAGCAACGATGAGGTTCAAGAGATGATGGATTCCGACGATAACGAATTTTACTTTACATCCGTGGCTCCATCCTGCGTCACGGAAGAACCGGAAGAAGCCGATCAAGGATACGGATCTAGGGACGCTCTGCTGGATGCCATCGCCAAGAAAATCTCCGTGAGCGAGAAGATTATTGCTGCATTCAGCGAGGACGACATCTGCGACCTTCTTGACAGCCAAGAAATCGTGGCCAGACATGCCATTAAACTGGAAAGCCTGCGCGCCTTAGACCGTCTCGTGAGGTTTGGGATCCACAGCCAAAACTCTCTAGAAAGAATGTATGACATGTACTGGAATCTCATAGGCCGTGCGAACGATCTTGTTTCCAATTTCGGAAACGATATCCTATTAAGTAACGTGTCGTCGGGATACGTCAGGGAGGCCCTGGACAGGGGTCCAGCGATAGTTTCGGATACTCTGGATGGATTGAGGGCCTCGGCAATGAACGGAATCTTCGACACCTTGGGTGACGGCGAAGCGCTGCTAGTGGGCAGCAACTGGCTGAGCGGCAATGCATCTCGCATGAGAATGATTGCCGAGATAGCCGCATCGGGACATCCGGTAATCATGTCGGGGAACAGTCCCGATGCGTTATCCACAGAGAATATCGGTTTGCCCACCGCATACTCCGACTCCGCGGACGTGTATGGCCTGTGGCATGATGATAATAACAACATCACATACTGCTACAGCGAAATTGGGGGCGAACTGAACGATTCCATCGAATCTGCGTTCGAATGGACAGAAAACTCGCAATCAAACACTCCAACTCCTGGTCAACTGGCGCCAGAAAACTCCGTCGTTTATTCCCTAACCAAGACGCACGGAAACTATGGAGATTTAATCGTAAATACTGAGTACGATCTAATTGAAATCGAAGATGACCTGTATATAGCCCTTACACACTACAAACTCACCGGCGATGCCAACGTATCCACGTCGTTCTGGGACAGATGGACTGCGGTATCAGATTTGAGAGTGTCATGTGAGCACAACTATTCATTTCTGATCGACTACGACCCCCATATTAGTCCAACAGGAAACGGCACTCAAAATGTGAATATTTGCTACCCCGATACCCAATTTTATATTGGATGGTCCTTCCAAATTGAAGACACAACCTTCCACGATTCCTCTAGCCTGTTAAACAATACATTCTCACTGTGGTACGACATAGACGAATGCGAAGCCAATGATGGAAAAAGCTATACAATCGAGCCGGGGACAATCGCCGAAATATCCACGGATGATATACAAGAGCTGATCCAGGAAATAGAGGAGAGATTAAACGAAAACATAGTGAGTGAAGAGGACAGGATTACGATAAAACCATTCAGATACTCTGAAACCGAGCACTATTCAGTGACGTTCTTCAGGGATCGTACGCTCCTGCCAGACCAGACGGAGACAGTGGAATGCGACATAACGGTGACCCTAATCTGACACAAATATGGCCTAATGCCCAACAGGAAACGATCGAGACCGCGCTCAACCAACTACAATCCATTATGGTGGGTTCGAGCGCCCTCGATCTCCGGCAGATTCAAGATCTTACGCGTTGGACAACGTATATCCAGTCTTTCTGAACATAATCGCCCATTCAGAGCGGGTGGGAGGCCAGCCGACTACGATCAATGATGCGCTAGGGCACCAACATACAGCATGAACCAGACATGGACGAACCTACCCTCGACCACTTCCGGTCCGATGGTCATATATCGAAAGAAACTCTCTCCCAGAGCGATAATCATGGCAGAGAAAACCAAAGACAAAGTGGTCCTCGCGTATTCCGGAGGCCTCGACACCTCAGTCGCCATCCATTGGCTCCAGGAGCAATACGACCTCGACGTGATAGCCATCGCTATCAACGTCGGCCAGCCCCCCAGCAAGGACGACATCGTCGCCCGCGCCCTCAGAAACGGAGCCATAAAATCCGATTTCATAGACGCCACCGAGGAGTTCGTCTCGGATTACGTCTGGCCTTCGCTCAAAGCCAACGCCCTCTATCAGAACGTGTATCCTCTGAGCACCTCCATCGCCAGACCCCTCATAGCCAAGAAACTCGTCGAAGTGGCCAACAGAGAGGGGGCCAAGTACATCGCCCACGGATGCACCGCCAAAGGGAACGACCAGGTCAGATTCGACGTCGGAATAGTCTCCCAGAACCCCGACCTGAAGATCATCGCCCCCATGAGAGAATGGGTCACCACCAGAGAGAAGGAAATCGAATACGCCAAAGAGCACGGGATCGAAATCATCGTCAAGAAAGAGAGCCCGTACTCCAGAGACGAGAACCTTTGGGGAAGTTCCTGCGAATGCGGAATCCTCGAAGATCCCTGGGCCGAACCCCCCGCAGACGTCTGGGAGAACACCGTCGACCCCGAGAAAGCGCCTGACGAACCCCAATACATAGAGATCGGATTCGAGAATGGTATCCCGACCCGCCTCAACGGCAAGAAGGTCGAGGGCGTGAAGCTGATCGAGAAGCTCAACAAAACCGCCGGAAAGCACGGCGTAGGCAGAATCGACCACGTCGAGGACCGTCTGGTCGGCATCAAGAGCCGCGAGACCTACGAATGCCCCGCCGCGGTCACGCTCATAACTGCCCACAGAGCACTCGAAGCCATGACCCTCCCCAGAGACACCATCGAATACAAGCGCGGTATCGAGCAGAAATACTGCCAGCTGGTGTATGATGGGCTCTGGTTCGGCGGCCTCAGAGAGCCGATCCAGGCGTTCATCGACAAGACCCAGGAATACGTCACCGGAACCGTCAGAGTCAAGCTGTACAAAGGGACCGCGACCGTTGTCGGAAGAAAATCCCCGTACTCCATGTACGACACCGGCCTCAGCACCTACGCCGAAGGCGACAGCTTCGACCACAGATCCGCGACCGGATTCATCTACGTCTGGGGTCTCCCCGGAAGAACCGCCGCGAAAGCCCACGGGAAGAAGTGATCCCTTTGCAGCAGGCTCTCTGGTCGGGAAGGTTCGAAGGCGGGATGGACGATTCCACTCTGGAATTCACCTCATCCTTGGATGTGGACTCCAAACTGGCGTTCTACGACGTCATGGGATCCTTGGCCCACGCAAAGATGCTGAAGGCGTGCGGGATAATCCCCGCCGAAGACGCCGACGACATCGTAGAAGGGCTGAAAGGGATTCTGAAGGAGATCTCGGACGGAACCTTCGAACTGGACTATTCTCTGGAGGACATCCACACCAACGTGGAATTCACTCTCACCCAGAGAATCGGCCCGGCCGGAGGGAAGCTGCACACGGGCAGGAGCAGGAACGACCAGGTCGCCGTGGATTTCAGGATGTACCTGAGGGATGAGGCCCTGAAAGCCGTAGAATCGGCGGACAGCCTCATGATGAGCCTCGTCAAGGTCGCCGAAGAGAACGGTGGAACTGTCATGCCTGGGTTCACCCATATGCAGCACGCGCAGCCGGTCTCCCTGGCCCAGCACATGCTCGCCCACGCATTCAGATTCTCCAGGGACGCAGACAGATTCCTCGATGCCTTCAGGAGAATGGATAAATGCCCGCTCGGAGCCGCCGCCCTGGCCGGGACCACCTACCCGATAGACAGGAGGATGACCGCCGCCGCCCTGGGATTCAGAGAGCCCACCGAGAATTCCATGGACACCGTCAGCGACAGGGATTTCGTGACCGAACTGGCATATTGCGCGGCGCAGACCGCCATCCACCTATCATCTCTTTGCGAGGAGCTCGTACTGTGGTCTTCGCAGGAGTTCGGGTTCGTGGAGATGGACGACAGATACGCAACCGGATCGTCGATCATGCCTCAGAAGAAGAACCCGGATATCGCGGAGCTCGTCAGAGGCAAGACCGGATCTGTGATAGGCGCCCTGACGACCATGATAGTCATGACCAAGGGCCTCCCGCTGACCTACAACCGCGACCTCCAGGAGGACAAGTCCCCCGTGATGGAATCCATGCGCACGGTGATCTCTAGCGTAAAAATCATGTCCAAAGTCATCTCCACATCCAAATTCAATACGAAGAGAATGATGGAAGTCACCAGCAGAGGGCAGATCAACGCCACCGATCTTGCCGATTATCTGGTCACCAAAGGCGTCCCGTTCAGAGAAGCCCATGGGATCGTCGGCGCCGCCGTGAGGAAAAGCATCGAATCAGGCGTGAACCTCGAGGACATGCCTCTCGAGGAGCTCAGAAGCTTCTCCGACAGGATAGAGCAGGACGTGTATCAGGTGCTCCCGGTGAGAAAATGCATGGAACGGCGCGATTCCTACGGCGGGACTTCCCCCGGATCCACCGACGTCCAGATCGGCCAGGCCATGGAGCAGATAATGACCAGAGACGAGATTGTCAGGCAGGAAAAGCAGCTGATAGAGAACTGCTGGAAAGCTCTGACTGAATGACGGGGGATTCCCCCGCACTTTTCTCTATAATACTATAGTGATAAATTAGAAAACGATGCAGTCTTCTCGATTATCACTATAGTCTTAAAAATGGAGCGCCCAGTTAGACGCCCCGGTTTGATTCAGCCTTTATAGTACATCATCGCGTTGCAGATTGTCGCCGCGATGTTGGATCCGCCTTTCCTTCCCTTGGGGACTATGAACGGCACATCCCTCTCCATGATTATCTCCTTGGATTCGACCACGTTGACGAATCCGACGGGTGCCCCGATGATCAATGCAGGCTTGAGTTCTCCCGAATCGATCAGCTCCGCGAGCCTTATCAGCGCGGTGGGAGCATTCCCGATGGCAAAGATGACCGGATGGCTCTTGGCAAGCTCGGCGCCTTTCTCCATCGCCACGGTGGCGCGGGTGCATCCGCGTTCCTTGGCCTCCGCGGAGACGTCCTCATCGGAGATGTAGCAATGGACCTCTCCGCCGTACTGGGCGAGCCTGGGCTTGTTGATTCCGGCGGCAGCCATTTTGGTGTCGGTCACGATGTGGGCGCCGTTTCTTATCGCTTTGACTCCGATGTTCGCCGCATCCTCGGAGAACACCAGATTGTCGGCGTAATCGAAATCGGCGGAAGTGTGTATGCATCTCTTAACTATGGAGAACTCTGGCTCAGGCCAAGTCCTTCCGTTCAATTCGGAGACTATGGTCGCCATGCTGTGCGCTTCTATGTCCTCAGGCTTCACTACGGTTATAGCCATTATATCACTCTGGTTTGCCAACCCTGAACTCGGTTGTAAATGTCTTATCGTAAAGTTTTGAAAGGTCGTGCTCATCCCCGAGGAAATCCCCGACGACTGTGAGAGCGGTTTTCTTTATGCCCTCTGCCTCGACTTTCGCGGCGATGTCGGCCAAAGTGCCCCTAACAATCTTCTGGTCGGGCCAGGTGGCCTTGTAGACGACTGCGACTGGAGTCTCGGGCTCGTATCCGCCCTCCTCAAGCTGCGCGACCATCTCGTCCAAAAATCCGATGGAGAGGAAAATGACCATGGTGGCGTGATGCCTTGCGAGGTCCACAAGCTTCTCTCTGGGAGGCATAGGCGTCCTGCCTTCCATCCTGGTGAGGATGACGCTCTGGCTCTTCCCTGGGAGGGTGTACTCCGCGTTGAGGACCGCCGCGGTCCCGAGGAACGAACTGACCCCCGGGATCACCTCATATTTTATGCCGAGCTCGTCGAGCCTGTCCATCTGCTCCCTGTGGGCGCCGTAGATGGCGGGATCCCCGGTGTGCACGCGGACGCACTTCTTTCCGGCGGCTTCAGCCTCTTTCATTACTTCGATGACCTCGTCGAGATTCATCAGGGCACTGTTGTAAATCTTCGCATCGGGCTTGCAGCCATCTAAAACGGCGGGATTGACCAGCGATCCCGCATATATCACCACATCAGCGGCGTCGATGAGCCTCTTACCTTTTAACGTCAGGAGCTCGGGGTCGCCCGGGCCCGCACCTATGAACGATATCATGTCAGTTCCTCCTCGGCACCTTTATCGGCGCATATCGGTGAGGGTTGTAGATTAAGGGACAATAAATAAGAATCGCCGGCCGTAATTCAACTCCAAACTTTCGAATGGAAACAGACGGAATATCTATCCGAACGGATTGCATTTCACGTCCTAAGCGCGTTGTGAGCACCCAATTATAATATAATATCTATACATCCAACAATATGGAAAACGGAGGCAGAGATATGGAAGGCAACTATGTGATCGTGGGTTCCCGCCGGATGAGATGCGGCCATACCACTGGCACATGCGCTGCCGCAGCCGCGAAAGCTTCCGCTCAAGCCCTTTTGTCAGGCGTATTCCCTGCCCATGTCGAAATACTCACGCCCAAAGGAATCCTTCTCGATCTGCCGGTGGAAGAGCCGAGATCCGAGGGGAAACGCGCCATTTGCGCCGTCAGAAAAGACGGAGGCGACGACCAGGATGCAACCCATGGAACGCTGATATGCTCCGAAGTGACGCTCACGGACGCTGGCATTACCATAGATGGAGGAGTGGGCGTAGGCAGGGTCACGCGGAAAGGCCTGGATCAGCCTCCCGGGAACGCCGCGATAAACAAAGTCCCAAGAAGCATGATAAGGGAAGCTCTGGAGGACTTGGCGCTCACATACGGCTACAAAGGCGGATTCTCGGTCGTGGTCAGCGTGCCGGAAGGCCAGAACATAGCTACCAAAACATTCAATCCCCGTCTTGGTATCGTCGGCGGGATATCCATACTCGGCACCAGCGGCATAGTCGAGCCGATGAGCGAAACCGCTCTGGTGGCGTCGATAAAGAAAGAGATGGACGTCCATGCCGCCGCCGGAGAGAAGGTCCTGATAGTCGTCCCCGGAAATTATGGCAAGGAATTCAGCGATTCCATCCCCGGGATCACGGACGACATGTGCGTTAAATGCAGCAATTTCGTCGGCGAGATGCTGGACCATGCCTGCGCGCTGGAGACTGATGTGGTCCTGATCTCCAACATAGGGAAGATCGTCAAAGTGGCGGCCGGGATAATGAACACCCATTCCCGGAATGCGGACGGCAGGATGGAGACGATAGCCGCCAACGCTGCGATGGCAGGCGCGGATATCGATACGGTCAAAAGAATCATGGGATGCATATCCACGGACGATGCTCTGAGCCTGCTGAGCCCGGAGCTCATGGAAAAAACCTGCGGGATCCTTATGGAAAAAATCCAATTCTACATGAACCACCGCACGGCCGGGAAGATCCGTGTTGGGGCGGTCATGTTCTCGTCGGTCTACGGCCTTCTGGGGAAGACCGAACTGGCAGACGCTCTCATCGAGGAGGCGACGCGGAAATGAGGATAGCGATCATAGCGTTCACGGCAAACGGATGCAAAACCGCCCTGAGGATCAGGGACTCTCTGGATGGGGAGGACGTCACCGCCCAGTGCAAAACCACCCATGACGTCGAAGGCATAGAGATGATACAGTGCTCATCTGACGAATGGACCGCCAAGACTTTCCCGTCCGTGGACGCTATCGTGTTCGTCGGAGCTACCGGAATAGCTGTCAGGCTCATCGCGCCATACGTCAAAACCAAAGATGTGGACCCCGCGGTCGTCTGCGTGGATGAGCACGGAAGATACGCGATAGCTCTCCTTTCCGGGCATATCGGCGGAAGCAACCGCCTGACGGCAAGAATAGCTGCTGGCATAGGCGCCACGCCCATCATAACCACCGCGACGGATATCAACGGGAAGTTCTCTGTTGACGTGTTCGCCACCGAAAATTGCCTCAGAATCACCGACCTCCACAAAGTGCAGATAATTTCCGCGGACATACTGGCGGACAAATTCGTGGGCATATCATCAGACAGACCCATCGAAGGAAACCTGCCCCACGGGCTCACGGAAGCCGACGCCGGGCACTGCGGCGTACGCATATCTTCGGATCCCTCCGAATCCCCGTTCAATGTGACCCTCAACCTGGTTCCCATGGACATCTCCGTCGGCGTCGGATGCAAAAGAGGGATCCTTCCCGGGAAGATGCTTGAGTTCGTGCTCTCAGTCCTGAAAGAAGAAGGCATAGCTCCCGAAAGAGTCGGATCGGTGTCCAGCATAGACCTGAAATCCGACGAGAGAGCGGTTCTGGACCTCGCCGCGTCCCTGAAATGCCCTGTGATGTTCTTCACCTCGGAAGAACTGATGTCTTTGGAGGGGAAATTCTCGGGATCGAATTTCGTCAGATCCGTGACCGCCGTAGACTGCGTGTGCGAGAGGGCCGCGATCAAAGCGCGCGGGGGAACGCTGATACGCCGGAAGACCGCTTCCGATGGGATGACTGTGGCCCTATCCAAAATCGAAGTGAAACCGAGGTTCTGACATGGAAGACATACTCATATTCTCTGGGACGACCGAGGGAAGGGCGATATCCAGGCTCTTGAAGGCCGCCGGCGCGAACGTCCATGTGAGGGTGGCCACCCAATACGGAGCTGACGCGATGTCCGGCGATGGAATCTCCGACGTCCAGGTGGGAAGCTGCGGAGGGGCTGAAGGCATCGCCAAAGAAATAAGGAATAAGGGATGCGGCTGCGTCGTCGATGCCACCCATCCGTACGCATCTGTGATATCCGAGCACATCAGGCAGGCATGCGACGCCACCGGAACCAAATTGGTCAGGGTGCTCAGAGACGCCGGCTCCCAAGACGGGATGGCAGTGGTCGGTTCGGTCCGCGAAGCCGCGGAGTTCCTTTCCAAGACGGAAGGAAACATCCTCGTCACCACCGGATCCAAGGAAGCCGAGGAATACACCAAAATTCCGAATCATACGGAGAGGGTGTTCATGCGCGTCCTCTCGACCCCAGAATCTGTAAGCAAATGCAGTTCGCTGGGATTCCAGGGCAAGAACCTTATCTGCGCCCAAGGCCCATTCTCGGAGGAGTTCAACGTTGCGACCATCAACCATGCGGATGCGAAATGGATCGTCACGAAAGATTCCGGACCATCCGGAGGGTTCCCGGAGAAAGTATCCGCCGCGGAGAAGACCGGCGCCAAAATTGTCCTCGTTGCCAGGCCTCCGGACAGCGGGCTGCAATATGCGGACGCTCTGGCTGAGCTGGGACGCATCGTCGGCAAGGAGCTCAAAGACAGCTCCAAGAGAAAGGTCACTCTGATCGGGATAGGGATGGGCGAAGACGGGATGACCGTGAGGTCCTCGAAGATAGTCAAAGGAGCTGACTTGGTCATAGGCGCCGAAAGGATGCTGAGAACCGCCGGCGCAAAAGGTCCCAACACCCTGGCCGAATATCGCGCCGACAGAATAGCGGAATACCTGGCCTCACATCAGGAATACAGAAACATAGCGATCCTCCTATCAGGTGACATCGGATTCTACAGCGGCGCCAAGAAACTGCTGGAAGCGCTGGAAGGATTCGACGTCGAATCGGAGTGCGGAATCTCCACCGCCGCCTATCTATGCTCGAAAATGGGGATACCGTGGCAGGACGCAAAGCTGACGAGCATCCATGGCAGAGAATTCAACGTCACCGGAGCGGCGAGAACCAACGGGACGGTCTTCGCACTGCTGTCCGGTACAGAAGGGGCCAAAGCCCTGTGCTCCG is part of the Candidatus Methanomethylophilaceae archaeon genome and harbors:
- a CDS encoding argininosuccinate synthase; the protein is MAEKTKDKVVLAYSGGLDTSVAIHWLQEQYDLDVIAIAINVGQPPSKDDIVARALRNGAIKSDFIDATEEFVSDYVWPSLKANALYQNVYPLSTSIARPLIAKKLVEVANREGAKYIAHGCTAKGNDQVRFDVGIVSQNPDLKIIAPMREWVTTREKEIEYAKEHGIEIIVKKESPYSRDENLWGSSCECGILEDPWAEPPADVWENTVDPEKAPDEPQYIEIGFENGIPTRLNGKKVEGVKLIEKLNKTAGKHGVGRIDHVEDRLVGIKSRETYECPAAVTLITAHRALEAMTLPRDTIEYKRGIEQKYCQLVYDGLWFGGLREPIQAFIDKTQEYVTGTVRVKLYKGTATVVGRKSPYSMYDTGLSTYAEGDSFDHRSATGFIYVWGLPGRTAAKAHGKK
- the argH gene encoding argininosuccinate lyase; the encoded protein is MIPLQQALWSGRFEGGMDDSTLEFTSSLDVDSKLAFYDVMGSLAHAKMLKACGIIPAEDADDIVEGLKGILKEISDGTFELDYSLEDIHTNVEFTLTQRIGPAGGKLHTGRSRNDQVAVDFRMYLRDEALKAVESADSLMMSLVKVAEENGGTVMPGFTHMQHAQPVSLAQHMLAHAFRFSRDADRFLDAFRRMDKCPLGAAALAGTTYPIDRRMTAAALGFREPTENSMDTVSDRDFVTELAYCAAQTAIHLSSLCEELVLWSSQEFGFVEMDDRYATGSSIMPQKKNPDIAELVRGKTGSVIGALTTMIVMTKGLPLTYNRDLQEDKSPVMESMRTVISSVKIMSKVISTSKFNTKRMMEVTSRGQINATDLADYLVTKGVPFREAHGIVGAAVRKSIESGVNLEDMPLEELRSFSDRIEQDVYQVLPVRKCMERRDSYGGTSPGSTDVQIGQAMEQIMTRDEIVRQEKQLIENCWKALTE
- a CDS encoding precorrin-8X methylmutase, whose amino-acid sequence is MAITVVKPEDIEAHSMATIVSELNGRTWPEPEFSIVKRCIHTSADFDYADNLVFSEDAANIGVKAIRNGAHIVTDTKMAAAGINKPRLAQYGGEVHCYISDEDVSAEAKERGCTRATVAMEKGAELAKSHPVIFAIGNAPTALIRLAELIDSGELKPALIIGAPVGFVNVVESKEIIMERDVPFIVPKGRKGGSNIAATICNAMMYYKG
- the cobM gene encoding precorrin-4 C(11)-methyltransferase produces the protein MISFIGAGPGDPELLTLKGKRLIDAADVVIYAGSLVNPAVLDGCKPDAKIYNSALMNLDEVIEVMKEAEAAGKKCVRVHTGDPAIYGAHREQMDRLDELGIKYEVIPGVSSFLGTAAVLNAEYTLPGKSQSVILTRMEGRTPMPPREKLVDLARHHATMVIFLSIGFLDEMVAQLEEGGYEPETPVAVVYKATWPDQKIVRGTLADIAAKVEAEGIKKTALTVVGDFLGDEHDLSKLYDKTFTTEFRVGKPE
- the cbiD gene encoding cobalamin biosynthesis protein CbiD, which codes for MEGNYVIVGSRRMRCGHTTGTCAAAAAKASAQALLSGVFPAHVEILTPKGILLDLPVEEPRSEGKRAICAVRKDGGDDQDATHGTLICSEVTLTDAGITIDGGVGVGRVTRKGLDQPPGNAAINKVPRSMIREALEDLALTYGYKGGFSVVVSVPEGQNIATKTFNPRLGIVGGISILGTSGIVEPMSETALVASIKKEMDVHAAAGEKVLIVVPGNYGKEFSDSIPGITDDMCVKCSNFVGEMLDHACALETDVVLISNIGKIVKVAAGIMNTHSRNADGRMETIAANAAMAGADIDTVKRIMGCISTDDALSLLSPELMEKTCGILMEKIQFYMNHRTAGKIRVGAVMFSSVYGLLGKTELADALIEEATRK
- a CDS encoding cobalt-precorrin 5A hydrolase → MRIAIIAFTANGCKTALRIRDSLDGEDVTAQCKTTHDVEGIEMIQCSSDEWTAKTFPSVDAIVFVGATGIAVRLIAPYVKTKDVDPAVVCVDEHGRYAIALLSGHIGGSNRLTARIAAGIGATPIITTATDINGKFSVDVFATENCLRITDLHKVQIISADILADKFVGISSDRPIEGNLPHGLTEADAGHCGVRISSDPSESPFNVTLNLVPMDISVGVGCKRGILPGKMLEFVLSVLKEEGIAPERVGSVSSIDLKSDERAVLDLAASLKCPVMFFTSEELMSLEGKFSGSNFVRSVTAVDCVCERAAIKARGGTLIRRKTASDGMTVALSKIEVKPRF
- the cobK gene encoding precorrin-6A reductase, producing the protein MEDILIFSGTTEGRAISRLLKAAGANVHVRVATQYGADAMSGDGISDVQVGSCGGAEGIAKEIRNKGCGCVVDATHPYASVISEHIRQACDATGTKLVRVLRDAGSQDGMAVVGSVREAAEFLSKTEGNILVTTGSKEAEEYTKIPNHTERVFMRVLSTPESVSKCSSLGFQGKNLICAQGPFSEEFNVATINHADAKWIVTKDSGPSGGFPEKVSAAEKTGAKIVLVARPPDSGLQYADALAELGRIVGKELKDSSKRKVTLIGIGMGEDGMTVRSSKIVKGADLVIGAERMLRTAGAKGPNTLAEYRADRIAEYLASHQEYRNIAILLSGDIGFYSGAKKLLEALEGFDVESECGISTAAYLCSKMGIPWQDAKLTSIHGREFNVTGAARTNGTVFALLSGTEGAKALCSELMEYLPDVTVTIGSNLGYEDESIVSGSPEELVSKEFGALCAAVIQNPHPDASCPIWIPDEEFIRGDAPMTKSDVRALSVAKLRLSPDSVAFDVGAGTGSVSIAMALDCPEGRVYAIEREDAAADLIELNKKKFCAPNVKVIRGLAPDAMEGLPAPTHAFIGGSSGNLKEIVEKLLSMNPCVRMVINSVTLETLSETMAVIREEGLVEEETVCINASKSRKAGRYHLMTAQNPVYITVARK